One Amorphoplanes digitatis genomic window carries:
- a CDS encoding MarR family winged helix-turn-helix transcriptional regulator, producing MTEPDLLDSSYYGDLFRLLAEMDQDIAGLYAEAGIEGVRTRFVGPLIELGRRGPLTIQELADARRVTHSAMSQTAAAMRKAGLVERADGTDGRTRRVRLTARSRELVLFLEAEWRATEATVRALDAELVYPLMRAVADVRAALATRPFAQRLRDNLPGRLP from the coding sequence ATGACGGAACCCGACCTGCTCGACAGCAGCTACTACGGCGACCTGTTCCGGCTGCTCGCAGAGATGGACCAGGACATCGCCGGCCTCTACGCCGAGGCCGGGATCGAGGGGGTCCGCACCCGGTTCGTCGGGCCGCTCATCGAGCTCGGCCGGCGGGGGCCGCTCACCATCCAGGAGCTCGCCGACGCGCGCCGGGTGACCCACTCGGCGATGAGCCAGACCGCCGCCGCGATGCGCAAGGCCGGGCTGGTGGAGCGCGCCGACGGCACCGACGGCCGGACCCGCCGGGTGCGGCTCACCGCGCGGTCCCGGGAGCTCGTCCTGTTCCTGGAGGCCGAGTGGCGCGCGACCGAGGCGACCGTCCGCGCGCTCGACGCCGAGCTGGTGTACCCGCTGATGCGTGCCGTCGCCGACGTGCGCGCCGCGCTCGCCACCCGCCCGTTCGCCCAGCGGCTGCGCGACAATCTGCCCGGGCGGTTGCCGTGA
- a CDS encoding MFS transporter, whose protein sequence is MSAVVDLRPLRENPVFRRLWLGTTASGFGGQLGAFAVTFYVWDRTHNPAMVGLAGLVTAVPLIVLALAGSAFADHVDRRRLALGCAWGQIAVSAAMAGVAATDAGGVPLMLVLAGAGSGLAALGGPARHTFIPALLAGERLAAGLALNHLSFQLSLLLGPVAAGLVTAGWGTAWCFALDAATFGFALIGIAGLPRGLPVAQGRPGAAAVADGFRFAARTPEVRGAFLADLAATMLAMPFALFPVINEERFGGRPEVLGLFSAAVAVGGVLASVLSGLATHRRHPGTVLLACGTVWSLALALVGLSGHLPVVLLLLAVAGAADTWAVVSRGTVVQTSTPPGYRGRVSSLEHIVGSAGPQLGNLRAGLVAATSSSAASLAGGGLLAAAAIGLIAVTTPALRRFTVTGQVADGVRAPVP, encoded by the coding sequence GTGAGCGCGGTCGTCGACCTGCGCCCGCTGCGGGAGAACCCCGTCTTCCGCCGGCTCTGGCTCGGCACGACCGCGTCGGGCTTCGGCGGGCAGCTCGGCGCCTTCGCGGTCACCTTCTACGTCTGGGACCGCACCCACAACCCCGCAATGGTCGGCCTCGCCGGGCTCGTCACCGCCGTGCCGCTGATCGTGCTCGCCCTGGCCGGCAGCGCGTTCGCCGACCACGTCGACCGGCGGCGGCTGGCGCTCGGCTGCGCGTGGGGCCAGATCGCGGTCAGCGCGGCGATGGCCGGCGTCGCCGCGACCGACGCCGGCGGCGTGCCGCTCATGCTGGTCCTCGCCGGCGCCGGGTCGGGGCTGGCGGCGCTCGGCGGCCCCGCCCGGCACACGTTCATCCCGGCGCTGCTCGCCGGCGAGCGGCTCGCCGCCGGCCTCGCGCTCAACCACCTGTCGTTCCAGCTCTCGCTGCTGCTCGGCCCGGTCGCGGCCGGTCTGGTCACCGCCGGCTGGGGTACGGCCTGGTGCTTCGCGCTCGACGCGGCGACCTTCGGCTTCGCCCTGATCGGCATCGCCGGGCTGCCCCGCGGCCTGCCGGTCGCGCAGGGCCGCCCCGGCGCGGCGGCGGTCGCCGACGGCTTCCGCTTCGCCGCGCGTACGCCGGAGGTGCGGGGCGCGTTCCTCGCCGACCTGGCGGCGACCATGCTGGCTATGCCGTTCGCGCTGTTCCCGGTGATCAACGAGGAGCGGTTCGGCGGCCGGCCGGAGGTACTCGGCCTGTTCTCCGCCGCCGTCGCGGTCGGCGGCGTGCTGGCCTCGGTGCTGTCCGGCCTCGCCACGCACCGCCGCCACCCGGGCACTGTGCTGCTCGCCTGCGGCACGGTCTGGTCGCTGGCGCTGGCGCTGGTCGGGCTCAGCGGCCACCTGCCGGTCGTGCTGCTCCTGCTGGCGGTGGCCGGCGCCGCCGACACCTGGGCGGTCGTCTCCCGGGGCACGGTCGTGCAGACCTCGACGCCGCCAGGATACCGCGGGCGGGTCTCGTCGCTGGAGCACATCGTCGGGTCGGCCGGCCCGCAGCTGGGAAACCTGCGCGCGGGCCTGGTCGCGGCGACGAGCTCCAGCGCGGCGTCGCTGGCCGGCGGCGGCCTGCTGGCCGCGGCGGCGATCGGCCTGATCGCGGTCACCACCCCGGCGCTGCGCCGGTTCACGGTGACCGGTCAGGTCGCCGACGGTGTGCGGGCCCCGGTGCCGTGA
- a CDS encoding DMT family transporter — MKSRFLILALLWGSSFTLIKEALAGLAPAQLVLARLALGAAVLLAVAAARRAVLPRDLAVYGHLAAAALFGNVIPFLLLSYGERSAGAGIAGVLVGATPLLTLTVAAFALAEERATARKLAGLLAGFAGLVVVVAPWHGAGGSAAGELACFGAAVSYALGFVYVRRFLSPRHLAPIALAAGQVSAAVVLQAAVSPFLEWGPVTVTPRIVASVVLLGVLSTGLAYVLYFRLIAEVGATTASAVNYVVPIAAVLVGAAFLGERITWNVVAGGLIVLLGMGYAENRLRRPAGGVSPAWTVRPRRRTAPEPAGREPR, encoded by the coding sequence ATGAAGTCACGCTTCCTGATTCTCGCGCTCCTCTGGGGCAGCAGCTTCACCCTGATCAAGGAGGCCCTGGCCGGTCTCGCCCCCGCGCAACTGGTGCTGGCGCGGCTGGCCCTCGGCGCGGCCGTCCTGCTCGCCGTGGCCGCCGCGCGCCGCGCCGTCCTGCCGCGCGACCTCGCGGTGTACGGGCACCTGGCCGCGGCCGCGCTCTTCGGCAACGTGATCCCGTTCCTGCTGCTCTCCTACGGCGAGCGCAGCGCAGGCGCGGGCATCGCCGGCGTGCTCGTCGGCGCGACCCCGCTGCTCACGCTGACGGTCGCGGCGTTCGCCCTGGCCGAGGAGCGCGCCACCGCCCGCAAGCTCGCCGGGCTGCTGGCCGGCTTCGCCGGCCTTGTCGTGGTCGTCGCGCCCTGGCACGGCGCGGGCGGATCGGCCGCCGGCGAGCTGGCATGCTTCGGCGCCGCGGTCAGCTACGCGCTCGGCTTCGTCTACGTGCGGCGCTTCCTGTCGCCGCGCCACCTGGCCCCGATCGCGCTCGCGGCCGGCCAGGTCTCGGCGGCGGTGGTACTCCAGGCGGCCGTGAGCCCGTTCCTGGAGTGGGGTCCGGTCACCGTGACGCCGCGGATCGTGGCAAGCGTCGTGCTGCTCGGCGTCCTGAGCACCGGCCTGGCCTACGTGCTCTACTTCCGGCTCATCGCCGAGGTCGGCGCGACGACGGCCTCGGCGGTCAACTACGTCGTGCCGATCGCGGCGGTCCTGGTCGGCGCCGCGTTCCTGGGCGAGCGGATCACCTGGAACGTGGTCGCCGGCGGGCTGATCGTGCTGCTGGGCATGGGCTACGCGGAGAACCGGCTGCGCCGCCCGGCGGGCGGGGTCAGTCCCGCGTGGACGGTGCGGCCGCGCCGCCGGACGGCGCCGGAACCAGCCGGTCGAGAGCCGCGATGA
- a CDS encoding LysR family transcriptional regulator translates to MGQLDLRRLRLLRELRDRGTVTAVGAALHMTSSAVSQQLALLARDVGAPLLEPHGRRVRLTDAARLLLRHADLLFAQLEVAQTELDAYVSGAAATVRLDCFATSVAALAVPAMRRVALDAPQLTLRLREADTEEALDRLVRDETDVVVGLDGEVRVDDARFTRTPLLVDPLDVVLPSGHPRAAAADLRLADLAGEPWIVPPAGLCRDIAVRECALAGFTPRTAHTADSYVSVFALVRAGHGVALVPRMCAADREPGLTVRTPRAQQPSRQVSLFVRAAGDRAPHMRLVAEALREAADELEKSFSFA, encoded by the coding sequence ATGGGACAACTCGACCTGCGACGGCTGCGGCTGCTGCGGGAGCTGCGCGACCGCGGCACGGTGACCGCGGTCGGCGCCGCGCTGCACATGACCTCGTCGGCGGTCTCGCAGCAGCTGGCGCTGCTGGCCAGGGACGTCGGCGCGCCGCTGCTCGAGCCGCACGGCCGGCGGGTCCGGCTCACCGACGCGGCCCGGCTGCTGCTGCGCCACGCGGACCTGCTCTTCGCGCAGCTCGAGGTCGCGCAGACCGAGCTGGACGCGTACGTCTCCGGCGCCGCGGCGACGGTCCGGCTGGACTGCTTCGCCACCTCCGTCGCCGCGCTCGCGGTGCCCGCGATGCGGCGGGTGGCGCTGGACGCGCCGCAGCTCACCCTGCGGCTGCGCGAGGCCGACACCGAGGAGGCCCTCGACCGGCTCGTGCGCGACGAGACCGACGTCGTGGTCGGGCTCGATGGGGAGGTACGCGTGGACGACGCGCGCTTCACCCGTACGCCGTTGCTGGTCGACCCGCTCGACGTGGTGCTGCCGTCCGGGCATCCCCGGGCGGCCGCCGCGGACCTGCGGCTCGCGGACCTGGCCGGCGAGCCGTGGATCGTGCCGCCCGCCGGCCTGTGCCGCGACATCGCCGTACGGGAATGCGCCCTCGCCGGTTTCACGCCGCGGACCGCGCACACGGCCGACAGCTACGTCTCGGTCTTCGCCCTGGTCCGGGCCGGCCACGGCGTCGCGCTGGTACCGCGGATGTGCGCCGCCGACCGGGAGCCGGGCCTGACCGTGCGGACGCCCCGGGCGCAGCAGCCGAGCCGCCAGGTGTCGCTCTTCGTCCGCGCGGCCGGCGACCGGGCGCCGCACATGCGCCTGGTCGCGGAGGCGCTCCGCGAGGCCGCGGACGAGCTGGAGAAATCTTTCAGTTTCGCTTAA